From the genome of Sulfurihydrogenibium subterraneum DSM 15120, one region includes:
- the metG gene encoding methionine--tRNA ligase, with amino-acid sequence MKSLQEVKMLSKFYITTPIYYVNDVPHLGHAYTTIACDVMARYYRQKGIDTFFLTGTDEHGQKIQKVAEEKGIHPKDLADKTHLSFKNLWEKLNISYDRFIRTTDPDHIKAVQHIFQKCYENGDIYLAEYESYYCVGCEEFKTETEIKDYDYKCPIHLKPCEKVKEESYFFRLSKYTDKLLEFYEKNPDFIQPEFRKNEVVSFVKQGLKDLSVSRKRERVWWGIPVPFDESHTIYVWFDALTNYLTAVGYPDNLNKFWPADVHVVGKDILRFHAVYWPAFLMSAGIEIPKKVFAHGWWTVEGHKMSKSLGNVVDPFKAADDYGVDQLRYFLLREVPFGLDGDFSNQAVVNRINSDLANDLGNLISRSLTMVQKFQEGNVLPYTQLTGLESEYKNIYEKTLKNFDSYLSNLEFSRALEEVWQFIDWLNKYIVKVEPWKLNKENKEYLKTVLYVLADGIYAILWMLKPFMPTKTQEALNMLGYTEIKNSVQPFSLQANIKIQEVKPLFPRIEIKQEEKKMEEKQEVKQEEYITIDDFAKIKMKVGKVLEAEKVEKSDKLLKLKVSLGDEERTIVSGIAQYYKPQELIGKYVIVLANLKPRKIFGIESHGMLLAAKDGERLTILTVDKEVDVGSPVS; translated from the coding sequence ATAAAATCCTTACAAGAGGTGAAAATGCTGAGTAAATTTTATATAACAACACCTATCTACTACGTCAACGACGTACCACATTTAGGACATGCCTATACAACTATTGCCTGTGATGTTATGGCAAGGTATTACAGACAAAAAGGAATAGATACATTCTTTCTAACAGGGACTGATGAACACGGGCAAAAAATCCAAAAAGTAGCTGAAGAAAAAGGTATCCATCCAAAAGATTTAGCTGACAAGACCCATCTATCTTTTAAAAATCTTTGGGAAAAGTTAAATATATCTTACGATAGATTTATAAGGACAACAGACCCAGACCACATAAAGGCAGTTCAACATATTTTCCAAAAATGTTATGAAAATGGAGATATATACTTAGCAGAGTATGAAAGCTACTACTGTGTAGGTTGTGAAGAGTTTAAAACAGAGACAGAGATAAAAGATTACGACTATAAATGTCCTATCCATTTAAAACCATGTGAAAAAGTTAAAGAGGAAAGTTATTTCTTTAGATTGTCTAAGTATACTGATAAATTACTTGAGTTTTATGAAAAAAATCCAGATTTTATCCAGCCAGAGTTTAGAAAAAACGAAGTTGTATCATTTGTAAAGCAAGGATTAAAAGATTTATCTGTTTCAAGGAAAAGAGAGAGAGTTTGGTGGGGCATCCCAGTTCCTTTTGATGAAAGCCACACGATATACGTCTGGTTTGATGCTTTAACAAACTACCTTACAGCTGTAGGTTATCCTGATAACTTAAACAAGTTCTGGCCAGCTGACGTTCACGTAGTTGGTAAAGATATACTAAGATTCCACGCAGTTTACTGGCCTGCGTTTTTAATGAGTGCAGGCATTGAAATACCTAAAAAAGTTTTTGCTCACGGCTGGTGGACTGTAGAAGGACATAAGATGTCTAAGTCGTTAGGAAATGTAGTAGACCCATTTAAAGCTGCAGATGATTACGGAGTTGACCAACTGAGATATTTTTTACTAAGAGAAGTGCCTTTTGGACTTGATGGAGATTTTTCAAATCAAGCAGTTGTAAACAGGATAAACTCTGACCTTGCCAACGACCTTGGAAACTTAATATCAAGAAGCTTAACGATGGTTCAAAAATTTCAAGAAGGAAATGTCCTACCTTACACACAATTAACAGGTTTAGAAAGCGAGTATAAAAATATTTACGAAAAAACATTAAAAAACTTTGATAGCTATCTATCAAATTTAGAGTTTAGTAGAGCCTTAGAAGAAGTATGGCAATTTATAGATTGGCTAAACAAGTACATAGTAAAAGTAGAACCTTGGAAGTTAAACAAAGAAAATAAAGAATATTTAAAAACTGTTTTATACGTTTTGGCTGATGGAATATACGCTATTTTATGGATGTTAAAACCGTTTATGCCTACAAAGACTCAAGAAGCTCTAAATATGCTTGGATACACTGAAATTAAAAACAGTGTACAACCTTTTTCACTGCAAGCTAACATAAAAATTCAAGAAGTAAAACCACTATTTCCAAGAATAGAAATTAAGCAAGAGGAGAAGAAAATGGAAGAAAAACAAGAAGTAAAACAAGAAGAATACATAACCATTGATGATTTTGCAAAGATAAAGATGAAAGTAGGAAAAGTTTTAGAAGCTGAGAAAGTTGAAAAATCAGACAAACTACTAAAATTAAAAGTAAGTCTTGGAGACGAAGAAAGAACTATAGTATCTGGTATAGCACAGTACTACAAACCGCAGGAGCTGATTGGTAAGTACGTAATAGTCCTTGCTAACTTAAAACCAAGGAAGATTTTTGGAATAGAGTCCCACGGAATGCTACTTGCAGCAAAAGACGGAGAAAGATTAACTATTTTAACAGTAGATAAAGAGGTTGATGTAGGTAGTCCAGTATCATAG
- a CDS encoding EAL domain-containing protein, with protein sequence MFLKDTAQNFELLCKIIDNSPDIIFTIDLNGKILYVNESFTEILGYSKEEVIGRHIREIATEESIYNACMISVKSTGKCLDQETVFRRKDGTLVHVVKNVNALYNEKGDIEYLIVNARDLTHLDNINKQLQRLKTYLEKRYELIYSIFLNISDAVAILDKNGYYLEQNKAHENLIGYSIEELIGKTPSIHLKKEDLEKIFQEVKSKGSYLGEIRIKTKSGEYKDVELFAFALYDENGEISNIIGIKKDKSLEKQLIYLDKLTNLPNRIKLMEDLKNLTDYRILVINIDSFKEINDVYGVDIGDKLLNALGKRLKEIAEKHNFNVYKLSGDEFLILIDRFYPKTFLESLVNEILHQVQSKPFEVEGLSINLDITIGAAEGSKDETKALEKADMALKYAKQNKKNFVCYDETLKIQEVYQNNISWVRNLKKAIDEDGFLVYYQPILNNQTNKLGKYESLIRVKIDDMIYSPYYFLDIAKKSKLYTAITKKVFKEAVKYATDYEISINLSVLDILNEEISTEIIKTLREKDLKITFEILESEGIENYENVSGFIKNVKKFGAKVAIDDFGSGYSNFAYILKLDVDYIKIDASLIKNIHQDKNSQIIVENIVNLAKKLGIKTIAEFVHCKEVFEKVKELGIDYSQGYYISEPKDKITENFDTAS encoded by the coding sequence ATGTTTTTAAAAGATACAGCACAAAACTTTGAGCTTTTATGTAAAATAATAGATAACTCTCCAGATATTATTTTTACGATAGATTTAAACGGTAAAATCCTTTATGTAAATGAATCTTTTACAGAAATTTTAGGCTACAGTAAAGAAGAGGTTATAGGAAGACATATACGAGAAATTGCAACAGAAGAAAGTATTTATAACGCTTGTATGATATCTGTGAAATCAACTGGAAAATGTTTAGACCAAGAGACTGTTTTTAGAAGGAAAGACGGAACACTGGTTCATGTAGTTAAAAACGTAAATGCCCTTTACAATGAAAAGGGAGATATAGAGTATCTTATAGTAAATGCAAGAGACTTAACTCATTTAGATAATATAAACAAGCAACTTCAGAGACTCAAAACATATTTAGAAAAAAGGTATGAACTTATATACAGTATTTTCTTGAATATTAGTGATGCAGTTGCTATTTTAGATAAAAATGGTTATTATCTGGAACAAAACAAAGCCCATGAAAATTTAATAGGGTACTCTATCGAAGAACTTATTGGAAAAACTCCTTCTATTCATTTAAAAAAAGAAGACTTAGAAAAAATATTTCAAGAAGTTAAATCCAAAGGTTCTTATTTAGGAGAAATTAGAATCAAAACAAAATCTGGTGAATATAAAGATGTAGAGCTTTTTGCATTTGCTCTATATGACGAAAATGGTGAAATATCAAATATTATTGGAATAAAAAAAGATAAATCTTTAGAAAAACAGTTGATTTATTTAGACAAATTAACTAATCTTCCAAACAGGATTAAGCTTATGGAAGATTTAAAAAATCTAACAGATTATAGAATCCTTGTTATAAACATAGATTCATTTAAAGAGATAAATGATGTTTATGGAGTGGATATAGGTGATAAACTCTTAAATGCTTTAGGAAAAAGATTAAAAGAGATTGCAGAAAAACATAACTTCAACGTTTATAAATTATCTGGTGATGAATTTTTAATACTAATAGACAGATTTTATCCAAAAACTTTCCTTGAATCTTTAGTAAATGAGATTCTTCACCAAGTTCAATCAAAACCTTTCGAAGTTGAAGGATTATCTATAAACTTAGACATTACTATAGGAGCTGCAGAAGGAAGTAAAGACGAAACAAAAGCTTTAGAAAAAGCTGATATGGCCTTAAAGTATGCAAAACAAAATAAGAAAAATTTTGTTTGTTACGATGAAACTTTAAAAATTCAAGAGGTTTATCAAAACAACATATCATGGGTAAGAAATCTAAAAAAAGCTATAGATGAAGATGGATTTTTAGTTTATTATCAGCCTATCTTAAACAATCAAACAAATAAGTTAGGAAAATATGAAAGCCTTATAAGAGTAAAAATAGATGATATGATTTATAGTCCTTATTACTTTTTAGATATTGCTAAAAAATCTAAACTTTATACTGCTATAACAAAAAAAGTGTTCAAAGAAGCTGTAAAGTATGCAACAGATTATGAGATTTCTATAAACTTATCTGTTTTAGACATACTAAACGAGGAAATATCAACTGAAATTATAAAAACTTTAAGGGAAAAAGATTTAAAAATAACCTTTGAGATATTAGAGTCAGAAGGTATTGAAAACTACGAAAATGTATCTGGATTTATAAAAAATGTAAAAAAATTTGGAGCTAAAGTGGCTATAGATGATTTTGGTTCTGGATATTCAAACTTTGCTTACATATTAAAGCTTGACGTAGATTATATAAAGATAGATGCGTCATTAATAAAAAACATACACCAAGATAAAAACTCTCAAATAATAGTAGAAAACATAGTAAACCTTGCAAAAAAATTAGGTATAAAAACAATTGCAGAATTTGTCCACTGTAAAGAAGTTTTTGAAAAAGTAAAAGAGTTAGGTATAGACTACTCTCAGGGTTATTACATAAGTGAACCTAAAGATAAAATTACCGAAAATTTTGATACAGCTTCTTAA
- a CDS encoding NAD+ synthase, whose amino-acid sequence MRKIRVALGQINPIVGDFDYNLQKILDYIKKAKDLQVDIIAFPELALTGYPPEDLILKPSFIEKNLHYIKKIAENVEDIIAIVGFIDKKEDIYNAAAIIHNKNIIATYHKQFLPNYGVFDENRYFQKGNGLTVFEIEGYKFGVSICEDIWYPENPINTYAVEGCEVVFNINASPYSEGKVKKREELLKVRSRDNLVSIAYVNLVGGQDELVFDGNSFFVNPNGEILAKGKSFEEDLIVADIDLDEIFRYQLRDNRLKNLRSEYKRSENVKFIKLDYQIKEKIVNIEQKIILDTSEVENTYNALVLGLRDYITKNGFKKVVIGLSGGVDSSLVATIAVDALGSENVKGVLMPSPYTSKESIEDALELAKNLNIETFTIPITNIFQTYLNEFKEIFKGLNPDTTEENLQARIRGNILMALSNKFGWIVLATGNKSEMSVGYSTLYGDMVGGFAVIKDVLKTKVYQLCEYRNSISKVIPDRVLTKPPSAELRPNQTDEAELAPYHILDEIIKMYVEQDYSVEEIIKAGFDEKTVKKIVKLIDANEYKRRQSPIGIKITERAFGKDRRMPITNRFREI is encoded by the coding sequence TTGAGAAAAATTAGAGTAGCACTTGGACAGATAAACCCAATTGTTGGTGATTTTGACTATAACCTGCAGAAAATTTTAGACTACATAAAAAAAGCTAAAGATTTACAGGTAGATATTATAGCATTCCCAGAACTTGCTTTAACAGGATATCCACCAGAAGACCTTATTTTAAAGCCTTCCTTTATTGAGAAAAATCTACATTACATAAAAAAAATAGCAGAAAATGTTGAAGATATAATAGCTATAGTTGGCTTTATTGATAAAAAAGAAGACATATACAATGCAGCTGCAATTATACATAATAAAAATATAATCGCCACATACCACAAACAGTTTTTACCTAACTATGGAGTTTTTGACGAAAACAGATACTTCCAAAAAGGAAATGGGTTAACAGTATTTGAGATAGAAGGTTATAAGTTTGGAGTATCTATATGTGAAGATATTTGGTATCCAGAAAATCCTATAAATACTTATGCAGTGGAAGGTTGTGAAGTTGTTTTCAACATTAACGCATCACCTTACAGTGAGGGAAAAGTTAAGAAAAGAGAAGAGCTTTTAAAAGTTAGGTCAAGGGATAACCTTGTATCAATTGCTTACGTAAATCTTGTCGGTGGACAGGATGAGCTTGTTTTTGATGGAAACAGCTTTTTTGTAAATCCAAACGGAGAAATCCTTGCTAAAGGAAAGTCTTTTGAAGAAGACTTAATAGTTGCAGATATAGATTTAGATGAGATATTTAGATATCAGTTAAGAGATAACAGACTAAAAAATTTAAGGTCTGAATATAAAAGGTCAGAAAATGTAAAATTTATAAAACTTGATTATCAGATAAAAGAAAAAATAGTCAACATAGAACAAAAAATAATCCTTGATACATCGGAAGTAGAAAACACGTATAACGCCCTTGTTTTAGGACTTAGGGACTATATAACAAAAAACGGATTTAAAAAAGTCGTAATAGGTCTTAGTGGAGGAGTAGACAGCTCCTTAGTTGCAACTATTGCAGTAGATGCCCTTGGTAGTGAAAACGTAAAAGGTGTGCTTATGCCTTCTCCTTATACATCAAAAGAGTCTATTGAAGATGCCCTTGAGCTTGCTAAAAATTTAAATATAGAAACTTTTACCATTCCTATAACAAACATTTTTCAGACTTACTTAAACGAATTTAAAGAGATTTTTAAAGGATTAAATCCAGATACAACAGAAGAAAACCTTCAGGCAAGAATAAGAGGAAATATCCTTATGGCTCTTTCTAACAAGTTTGGCTGGATAGTCCTTGCAACAGGAAACAAAAGTGAGATGAGTGTAGGATATTCAACACTTTACGGTGATATGGTAGGAGGCTTTGCGGTTATAAAAGACGTTTTAAAAACAAAAGTTTATCAGCTTTGTGAATATAGAAACAGCATATCAAAGGTTATTCCTGACAGAGTTTTAACAAAACCACCTTCAGCAGAGCTTAGACCTAACCAAACAGACGAAGCAGAGCTTGCACCTTACCATATCTTAGATGAGATAATAAAAATGTACGTAGAACAAGATTACTCTGTAGAAGAGATTATAAAAGCTGGATTTGACGAAAAAACAGTTAAAAAGATTGTAAAACTGATAGATGCAAACGAGTATAAAAGAAGACAGTCTCCAATAGGTATAAAAATAACAGAGAGAGCTTTTGGAAAAGATAGAAGAATGCCAATAACTAACAGATTTAGAGAAATATAA